The stretch of DNA TTTTCAGTTTCTTCAACGAGTTTCTGACAATATTCCTTTGCGTTACATTTCATTTAATTTATGATTAACAACTAAATACAAATAAACATGGCTTATGCTTGTGAACTATTCACGATTCAGTGTAGAAATAAAAGATAATAGTAATCCGGTCGTCAGGAGGAAGATTGGTTAAACGACAGAAATATAACTTTTGACTACTGCTTTTTATCGCGAAAGCATTGATCCGAATAATGAGGCAAGTATCCTGACTTATTATAATTGATCGAAATCAATATAAATTACAGTTGCGCGACAGCCCGTGATTTGCACACGGTTCCTTTTTAATCTGGCATAACAATACCAGAACCACATTATAACAAGATAAAGAACTAACGGCGCAAAGATAGGAATAAGTTTTTCTTCTGCGGTTATTATTGAAGTCAGTCCTACTAATCGAGCATTAAAGTGAACATTTTGATTTCATATCTTATTTTTAATCAAAATTTTACCATAAGATTACGAGAAAATAAAATCATTAAGATAAGCAACCATTATTTTTCGTACTTTTGCAACCCGTAACCAGCAGCGATCAATTCAGATTATGACTAAATACGTATTTGTTACGGGGGGTGTTACCTCGTCGTTAGGGAAAGGAATTATTTCAGCTTCATTAGCTAAATTATTACAGTCGAGGGGGTACAGGGTAACCATCCAAAAGCTTGATCCTTATATAAACATCGATCCCGGAACCTTAAATCCATATGAACACGGAGAGTGTTATGTAACCGAGGATGGTGCAGAAACCGATCTTGACTTAGGTCATTATGAGCGTTTTTTAAATGTTCCAACTTCACAGGCCAACAACGTAACTACCGGCCGCATTTATCAAAATGTAATTAACAAAGAGCGCAGAGGTGATTATTTGGGAAAAACTGTTCAGGTGGTTCCTCATATCACTGATGAGATAAAAGCAAATATTCAGCGTTTAGGAGATACTGGTGAATACGATATCGTTATTACTGAGCTAGGCGGTACCGTAGGTGATATTGAGTCATTACCGTATATTGAGGCTGTTCGTCAATTCCGTTGGGAACATGGTTCAACTAATACCCTGGTTATTCATTTAACGTTATTACCCTATTTAGCTGCTGCAGGTGAGCTTAAAACCAAACCAACCCAGCACTCGGTTAAAATGTTAATGGAGTACGGTGTTCACCCTGATATTTTGGTTTGCCGTACTGAGCATAGAATGACGCCAGATTTACGTAAGAAAATCGCTCTATTCTGTAACGTAAACGTAAATGCAGTAATCGAATCGGCTGATGCTTCAACCATTTATGACGTTCCGTTATTAATGTTGAAAGAACAGCTAGATCGTATTGTTCTTACCAAACTAAAATTACCTATTAAAGACGAGCCAAATCTTGATTCATGGAAAGAGTTTTTAGGCAAGCTTAAAAACCCTACTTCTGAAGTTAAAATTGGGTTAGTTGGTAAATATGTTGAACTTCCGGATGCTTATAAATCGATTTGTGAATCATTTATTCATGCCGGTGCTAAAAACGAATGCAAAGTAAACCTACAATACATCCACTCAGAGCATATCAATGCTGAAAATGTTGCCGAGAAATTAGGCGGACTTGACGGTGTTCTTGTTGCTCCGGGTTTTGGTAACCGTGGTATCGAAGGTAAAATTGATGCTATCAAATATGTTCGTGAGAATAATATTCCGTTCTTTGGTATCTGCTTAGGTATGCAGTGTGCGGTTATTGAATTTGCACGCAACGTATTAGGCCTAAGTGATGCACATTCATTAGAAATGAACCCTGATACTCCATATCCGGTGATCAATCTGATGGAAGAACAAAAACAAATCACTAATATGGGTGGAACAATGCGTTTAGGTGCATATCCTTGCGAAATAAAGAAAGGAACTAAAGCATTTAGCGCATATGGTAAATCGCGAATTACTGAGCGTCACCGCCACCGTTATGAGTTCAACAACGATTATTTACAACAATACAATGATGCAGGAATGATCACTTCGGGTATCAACCCTGATTCTGGTCTGGTTGAAATCATTGAATTGAAAAATCATCCTTATTTTGTAGGCGGACAATTTCACCCTGAATTAAAAAGTACTGTAGCTAACCCTCACCCACTGTTTGTTAAATTTGTGGATGCTGCTAAAACTTACCATTACGAGAATAATCCAAAGAAATCTAAATAAGAATTAAGAAACCAATAGATGGATAGAAACACCTTCACCGGTATGTTTATGATTGCTGCCATTTTGCTTGCGTGGGGCTATTTTATGAAGCCCAACGAAGCGGAAGTGAAGCAATACCAACACCAAACCGATTCAATTAAAAATGCAAAAGCCGGCATTAAAACAACTCCGGCCGCTGCAAATAAAAGTGTAAATCTGGCCGATACCTCAACTGTTCAACAGCAACAATTCATCACTGTTGAAAATGAGTTGATCAAGGTAATCCTTTCAACCAAAGGTGGTCGTGTTTACTCAACCGAAATCAAAGGTCAAAAATCGTATGACGGTAAACCTGTTGTTCTATTTAACGGTGACGACAACCGCTTTGGTTTTAAATTGCCTTTAAACAGCAAGAATGTTAATACTAACGATGAGTTTTTCCAACCTGTAGGTTCTTCTTTCAGTGTTGCAGGAAAAGACTCTAGCAGCGTTACTTTACGTTTAGCCTTCTCTCCTACACAATACATTGATTATGTATATTCATTAAAAGGAAACAGCTATTTATTAAATTATGCTGTTAAAATGGTGGGTATGAATCAATTGATCTCTCCTAATGCGAAAGCATTAAATCTGGAGTGGAAAAGTGATTTGATCCAACAAGAAAAAGATAAAAAGAGTGAGCAAGGATACACTACTGTTTATTTCAAAAAAGAC from Solitalea canadensis DSM 3403 encodes:
- a CDS encoding CTP synthase; amino-acid sequence: MTKYVFVTGGVTSSLGKGIISASLAKLLQSRGYRVTIQKLDPYINIDPGTLNPYEHGECYVTEDGAETDLDLGHYERFLNVPTSQANNVTTGRIYQNVINKERRGDYLGKTVQVVPHITDEIKANIQRLGDTGEYDIVITELGGTVGDIESLPYIEAVRQFRWEHGSTNTLVIHLTLLPYLAAAGELKTKPTQHSVKMLMEYGVHPDILVCRTEHRMTPDLRKKIALFCNVNVNAVIESADASTIYDVPLLMLKEQLDRIVLTKLKLPIKDEPNLDSWKEFLGKLKNPTSEVKIGLVGKYVELPDAYKSICESFIHAGAKNECKVNLQYIHSEHINAENVAEKLGGLDGVLVAPGFGNRGIEGKIDAIKYVRENNIPFFGICLGMQCAVIEFARNVLGLSDAHSLEMNPDTPYPVINLMEEQKQITNMGGTMRLGAYPCEIKKGTKAFSAYGKSRITERHRHRYEFNNDYLQQYNDAGMITSGINPDSGLVEIIELKNHPYFVGGQFHPELKSTVANPHPLFVKFVDAAKTYHYENNPKKSK